A window of Chloracidobacterium sp. N contains these coding sequences:
- a CDS encoding tetratricopeptide repeat protein yields the protein MPYKPRATPAVASLCLLTVTTGYETSGFWRVRWSDQNPSSLRIDPTAERSRATPLRIDPTISARASALRVVPTEIAQKRGIQQVGEALARTEQQVITPPKRQPTLTERAAALAAKGRYQEAIPLYQQALQANPKATEALAGWGHALLELGQEADARDKFLAVLALNPRDAAAQVNLGVACYRAGDIDRAIQAYQAALTISPRLANAHFNLGMAQSHRGDLEAAIASYQTAITLRPQFREARNNLGLLYEALGDLDRAEQAFRAALGKPVPGEREPEGGYALAHYNLGRLYEKRAAYDAAIREFQTAVRQQPNFPEAYLNLGNVRLLRSQLKGTLELDAAIEAFRKAIALRQGLYPLAYENLAIALSFKGDKPAALAAYRTAFDQYEGASADTFENLLTTLADETQFLIGNELTRSDNPGNLRPVNQTATKPGTDRLLELLERYAGLPEALKEQPDVRYCAGRAYITVGEAEAARNELRRGLELAEGRDASARELLHALEATMAPPP from the coding sequence ATGCCTTACAAACCACGGGCCACGCCAGCCGTTGCCTCACTGTGCCTTCTTACCGTCACCACAGGCTACGAAACCTCTGGGTTCTGGCGCGTCCGGTGGAGTGACCAAAATCCATCCTCACTGCGGATTGACCCGACGGCAGAACGGTCACGGGCAACTCCGCTGCGGATTGACCCCACCATCAGCGCCCGCGCTTCGGCGCTGCGTGTTGTCCCCACCGAAATTGCCCAGAAACGTGGCATTCAGCAGGTTGGTGAGGCCCTGGCCCGCACCGAACAGCAGGTCATCACCCCTCCGAAGCGCCAGCCGACGCTCACGGAGCGCGCCGCCGCCCTGGCGGCCAAAGGCAGGTATCAGGAGGCCATCCCGCTCTACCAGCAGGCCCTGCAAGCCAACCCGAAAGCCACCGAGGCCCTTGCCGGCTGGGGACATGCCCTTCTGGAACTGGGACAGGAAGCGGACGCACGTGACAAGTTCCTGGCCGTTCTGGCCCTCAACCCCAGGGATGCAGCCGCACAGGTCAACCTTGGGGTGGCCTGCTATCGCGCTGGCGACATTGACCGTGCCATCCAGGCCTACCAGGCAGCGCTCACCATCTCCCCACGGCTGGCCAACGCCCACTTCAATCTGGGCATGGCGCAGTCGCACCGTGGCGATCTGGAAGCCGCCATCGCCAGCTACCAGACAGCCATCACGCTGCGCCCCCAGTTTCGTGAAGCCCGGAACAACCTGGGGCTGCTGTATGAGGCGCTGGGCGATCTGGACCGCGCCGAACAGGCCTTTCGGGCCGCCCTGGGCAAACCCGTGCCGGGCGAGCGGGAACCGGAAGGCGGCTACGCTCTGGCGCACTACAACCTAGGGCGGCTGTACGAGAAGCGGGCGGCGTACGATGCGGCCATCCGGGAGTTCCAGACGGCCGTCCGGCAGCAGCCAAACTTCCCGGAGGCCTACCTGAACCTGGGCAACGTCCGGTTGCTGCGCAGTCAGCTCAAGGGCACCCTGGAACTCGATGCCGCCATCGAGGCGTTTCGGAAAGCCATTGCTCTCCGTCAGGGACTCTACCCACTGGCGTATGAAAACCTGGCCATTGCACTCAGTTTCAAAGGTGACAAACCGGCGGCTCTGGCGGCCTACCGGACGGCTTTTGACCAGTATGAAGGTGCCTCGGCGGACACGTTCGAGAACCTGCTGACCACCCTGGCCGATGAAACTCAGTTTCTGATCGGAAACGAACTCACCCGGAGTGACAACCCCGGCAACCTGCGCCCGGTGAACCAGACAGCCACCAAGCCGGGCACGGACCGCCTGCTCGAACTGCTCGAACGGTACGCCGGGCTGCCAGAGGCGCTCAAGGAGCAGCCCGACGTGCGCTACTGCGCCGGGCGTGCGTACATTACCGTTGGAGAGGCCGAAGCGGCGCGCAACGAACTGCGGCGCGGTCTGGAACTGGCCGAGGGGCGGGACGCCAGCGCCAGAGAGCTGCTGCACGCTCTTGAGGCGACCATGGCGCCCCCTCCGTGA
- a CDS encoding bifunctional serine/threonine-protein kinase/formylglycine-generating enzyme family protein, with protein MNVETASLLELGAVIDGKYRIDALLGQGGMGKVFRVTHLQLKKTFALKVMLFDVARNAEERQHRLARFRREAEVLARISHPNIVMVTDFGTLGEEQLPYIVMEFIEGTTLRERCRELGPAPIGFALEVTRQICAGLHTAHTQGIVHRDLKPENVILQTLPDGTTMARVLDFGIAKLAPEGGEKNETLTRESPGIGSPGTPKYMAPEQILGQPIDPRTDVFAINLMLYEMLAGALPSVPVILAEPKPLSQLRPDIPAELDAIIRRGLAKLPEERQPSALELKRELEALEKNLTLEAALRDRTTPPGGLSTTPGFSPVTKSGSPVLPTLQLGTLSPPARTVGVWPIAVGLLLLVAGGGGWFFYPQISAALSGKPSPSPTTLPADLQPKMVLVPGGETLLGTNRGDKLSVPEFKTTVLPFRVAQTLVNNAQYAEFVKRTKHRAPTTWNGPSPPVSDLDKPVTGVSWDDADAYCRWLSQETGTRYRLIKEFEWEYLARQRDRKGVRDLLDAGFLEWTADSLTVYPGGKGFAPNPALRIFRGRDDRENPNEGVTYRFPQKPDFTNNRLGFRVAADPRVGGE; from the coding sequence ATGAATGTCGAAACTGCGAGTCTGCTCGAACTCGGCGCTGTGATTGACGGAAAGTACCGGATTGATGCGCTGCTTGGGCAGGGCGGAATGGGCAAGGTGTTTCGTGTCACCCACCTTCAACTGAAGAAGACCTTTGCGCTGAAGGTCATGCTGTTCGACGTCGCCCGTAACGCCGAAGAGCGTCAGCACCGGCTGGCGCGCTTCCGGCGCGAGGCAGAAGTGCTGGCCCGGATCAGCCACCCCAACATCGTCATGGTGACGGATTTCGGGACGCTGGGCGAGGAACAGTTGCCCTACATCGTCATGGAGTTCATCGAGGGCACGACCTTGCGCGAACGCTGCCGGGAACTTGGACCGGCGCCCATCGGGTTCGCCCTCGAAGTGACGCGCCAAATCTGCGCCGGCCTCCACACGGCGCACACCCAGGGCATCGTCCACCGTGACCTGAAACCGGAAAACGTCATCCTGCAGACGTTGCCTGATGGGACAACCATGGCGCGGGTGCTGGATTTCGGCATTGCCAAACTGGCCCCCGAAGGCGGGGAAAAAAACGAAACCCTCACGCGCGAAAGTCCGGGAATCGGCTCGCCCGGCACGCCGAAATACATGGCGCCGGAACAAATCCTGGGGCAGCCGATTGATCCGCGCACGGACGTTTTCGCCATCAACCTCATGCTCTACGAAATGCTGGCCGGGGCACTGCCCAGCGTGCCGGTCATCCTCGCCGAGCCGAAGCCGCTCTCCCAGCTTCGGCCGGACATTCCGGCCGAACTCGACGCCATCATCCGGCGGGGCCTGGCGAAGCTCCCGGAGGAGCGCCAACCCTCGGCACTGGAGCTGAAACGCGAACTGGAGGCGCTCGAAAAAAACCTGACCCTGGAAGCCGCACTGCGTGACCGCACCACGCCGCCGGGTGGCCTTTCGACGACACCCGGTTTTTCTCCGGTCACCAAGTCGGGCAGTCCGGTACTCCCCACACTCCAGTTGGGAACGCTGTCGCCGCCAGCCCGCACCGTGGGCGTGTGGCCCATCGCCGTTGGGTTGCTGCTGCTCGTGGCCGGGGGCGGCGGATGGTTTTTCTACCCGCAAATCAGCGCCGCGCTGAGTGGTAAGCCCTCCCCCTCACCCACGACGCTGCCCGCCGACCTGCAACCCAAAATGGTACTCGTTCCAGGTGGCGAGACATTGCTCGGCACCAACCGGGGCGACAAACTCTCCGTCCCGGAGTTCAAAACGACTGTTTTGCCCTTTCGGGTGGCGCAGACGCTTGTCAACAACGCACAGTATGCGGAGTTCGTCAAACGGACAAAGCATCGTGCGCCCACGACCTGGAACGGGCCGTCGCCGCCGGTAAGCGATCTGGACAAGCCCGTGACCGGGGTGAGCTGGGATGACGCCGATGCCTACTGCCGGTGGCTTTCCCAGGAGACCGGCACGCGCTACCGGCTCATCAAGGAGTTTGAATGGGAATACCTGGCGCGCCAGCGTGACCGCAAGGGCGTCCGGGATTTGCTCGATGCTGGTTTTCTGGAGTGGACGGCCGACAGCCTGACGGTCTATCCCGGCGGGAAGGGGTTTGCGCCAAACCCGGCCCTGCGTATCTTTCGTGGCCGGGATGACCGTGAAAATCCAAACGAAGGTGTCACCTACCGCTTTCCTCAGAAACCGGACTTTACCAACAATCGGCTGGGCTTCCGGGTTGCGGCCGATCCCAGGGTTGGAGGGGAATGA
- a CDS encoding serine/threonine-protein kinase, with the protein MMSTSGTVEFYKSLIGQTLNDNYRVEKMIGSGGMGAVFLATHLTLGSPVAIKVLSPALTSDPSLVKRFQREARIGGQLTHPNIVRVQDFGKTPDGLFFMVMEYVAGETLAARLSRVGKLSLEECLAILEPLCDALELAHGKNLLHRDLKPANVLVGELNGRQVVKLLDFGIVKLLQSDEQVSQLTAVGQVFGTPLYMAPEHLMGMTLTPQADLYSLAVMAYELLTGQPPAQHDDLRKMLELKMKPPPSVTTYVASLPTGLDGVFARALHANPEQRYATAGDFFRDMQSVHKQKTQEMLSAAFARQSSSLTDEGSEPPRPSKNWLEGWWNKVFGKKS; encoded by the coding sequence ATGATGTCCACGTCGGGCACGGTGGAGTTCTACAAATCCCTCATCGGACAAACCCTCAACGACAACTACCGCGTCGAGAAGATGATCGGAAGTGGGGGGATGGGGGCTGTCTTTCTGGCCACCCACCTGACGCTGGGCAGCCCGGTGGCGATCAAGGTGCTTTCCCCGGCGCTGACCTCCGATCCTTCGCTGGTCAAACGTTTTCAGCGCGAGGCCAGGATTGGCGGCCAGCTTACACACCCCAACATCGTCCGGGTGCAGGACTTTGGCAAGACGCCCGACGGGCTGTTCTTCATGGTCATGGAGTATGTCGCCGGGGAAACCCTGGCAGCCCGGTTGTCCCGGGTCGGGAAGCTCTCGCTCGAAGAATGCCTCGCTATTCTGGAGCCGCTGTGTGACGCGCTCGAACTGGCCCACGGCAAAAACCTTCTGCACCGTGATCTCAAGCCGGCCAATGTGCTCGTGGGGGAACTCAACGGCCGCCAGGTTGTCAAACTTCTTGATTTCGGCATCGTCAAGCTGCTCCAGTCCGACGAGCAGGTTTCCCAGTTGACGGCCGTCGGACAGGTCTTTGGGACGCCCCTCTACATGGCGCCCGAACATCTCATGGGGATGACCCTGACGCCCCAGGCGGACCTCTACAGCCTGGCCGTCATGGCGTATGAACTGCTGACCGGACAGCCCCCGGCGCAGCATGACGACCTGCGGAAGATGCTGGAGCTGAAGATGAAGCCTCCCCCATCGGTCACGACCTATGTTGCGTCCCTGCCCACCGGGCTGGATGGTGTGTTTGCCAGGGCACTCCACGCCAACCCTGAACAGCGGTATGCCACGGCCGGGGACTTTTTCCGGGACATGCAATCCGTCCATAAGCAAAAGACACAGGAAATGCTTTCAGCCGCCTTTGCCAGACAATCCAGCTCACTGACAGATGAAGGATCGGAACCCCCACGCCCCTCCAAAAATTGGCTGGAAGGCTGGTGGAACAAAGTCTTTGGCAAAAAATCCTGA
- a CDS encoding universal stress protein: protein MFEKILLATDGSETALKAARAAGELASKTNGSLTLLFVMEPFNEMAYISLPGYELGIDPEKVERFQRESANAVLERTAEVLKPLGVPFITRYEIGAPSATIVSVAENEGFEVIVIGSRGRGPIASFLLGSVCDRVMHRAHCPVLVIK, encoded by the coding sequence ATGTTCGAGAAAATACTGTTGGCAACGGATGGCTCTGAGACGGCGTTGAAAGCGGCCCGGGCCGCTGGCGAGTTGGCCAGCAAAACCAACGGTTCGCTCACACTGCTGTTTGTGATGGAGCCCTTCAACGAAATGGCCTACATCAGCCTGCCCGGTTACGAGCTGGGCATTGACCCGGAAAAGGTGGAGCGTTTCCAGCGGGAATCCGCCAATGCGGTTCTGGAGCGCACGGCTGAAGTCCTCAAACCGCTTGGTGTGCCCTTCATCACCCGTTATGAAATCGGCGCTCCTTCCGCGACCATCGTTTCTGTGGCGGAAAACGAAGGGTTCGAGGTCATTGTCATCGGGAGTCGCGGGCGTGGGCCAATTGCTTCGTTTTTGCTCGGCAGCGTGTGTGATCGCGTCATGCACCGGGCGCACTGCCCGGTGTTGGTCATCAAATAG
- a CDS encoding class I SAM-dependent methyltransferase encodes MNSLEAVIRDRIARHGPLTFRDFMALALYDPAHGYYTTASQRIGRAGDFYTASSIAGHFGKLLARQIQSIWQALGQPADFTVVECGAGTGDLAADILTALATDAPDILRHLRYVIDEHSPAMRAAQAARLAAFLEQVKWQTLDELSCTPITGLIFSNELVDALPVHLLTCRRGQYLEGLVSVSQGQLRLIWETPTLPQDFAAYLALGEIQPAEGEQCEVALDALDWLTKAAAALARGYLITIDYGDTGSHLSGRPTGTIRSFTCHRVSEDLLSNPGQQDLTADVNFSALVSHGVRRGLRCVQLTRQADYLIQLGLLDLLAAATRPEHGREALQERLALKHFLVPGGFGDRFKVLVQARGDRLPTGLPVPRSAFTGGWKAPAAVDE; translated from the coding sequence ATGAACTCCCTGGAAGCTGTCATCCGTGACCGCATCGCCCGCCACGGCCCGTTGACCTTTCGTGACTTCATGGCCCTGGCGCTCTACGATCCGGCGCACGGTTATTACACCACCGCCAGTCAGCGCATCGGACGCGCTGGCGACTTCTACACCGCCAGCAGTATCGCGGGCCATTTTGGAAAACTGCTGGCGCGCCAGATACAGTCCATCTGGCAGGCCCTGGGGCAGCCGGCGGATTTCACGGTCGTCGAATGTGGCGCCGGCACGGGTGACCTGGCGGCTGACATCCTGACCGCGCTGGCGACGGATGCGCCCGACATCCTGCGTCACCTGCGCTATGTCATTGACGAGCACAGCCCCGCCATGCGGGCCGCCCAGGCGGCGCGGCTGGCGGCCTTCCTGGAACAGGTCAAGTGGCAGACGCTGGATGAGCTGTCATGCACCCCCATCACCGGACTGATCTTCTCGAACGAACTCGTGGATGCCCTGCCGGTTCACCTGCTCACCTGCCGCCGGGGGCAATATCTTGAAGGGCTGGTGTCGGTCAGCCAGGGTCAGCTCCGTCTCATCTGGGAGACGCCCACGCTTCCCCAGGACTTCGCAGCATACCTTGCCTTGGGCGAAATCCAGCCTGCTGAAGGTGAGCAGTGCGAAGTCGCGCTGGACGCGCTGGACTGGCTCACCAAGGCCGCTGCGGCCCTGGCGCGGGGCTATCTCATCACCATTGACTACGGCGATACCGGGTCACACCTGTCAGGGCGGCCGACGGGCACCATTCGCAGTTTCACATGCCATCGCGTCTCGGAAGACCTGCTGTCCAACCCCGGCCAGCAGGACCTCACGGCCGACGTCAACTTTTCGGCGCTGGTCAGCCATGGCGTCCGCCGGGGTTTGCGCTGCGTTCAGTTGACGCGGCAGGCCGACTATCTCATCCAGCTTGGGCTGCTTGACCTGCTCGCTGCGGCAACCCGCCCGGAGCACGGACGCGAAGCCCTCCAGGAACGTCTGGCACTCAAGCACTTTCTCGTGCCGGGCGGCTTTGGCGACCGGTTCAAGGTGCTCGTGCAGGCTAGGGGGGACAGACTGCCAACCGGCTTGCCGGTTCCCCGGTCAGCGTTTACAGGCGGGTGGAAAGCTCCCGCAGCAGTGGATGAATGA
- the tyrS gene encoding tyrosine--tRNA ligase codes for MTTLFDELTWRQLVQDYTPDLPQHMAERQPLTVYAGFDPTAPSLHVGNLLPLLTLVRFQRAGHRPIALAGGGTGLIGDPSGKAAERPLLDTDTLAANVQAIERLLSRFLDFSGANAACLVNNLEWLGHLPLLTFLRETGKHFSINMMLGKESVRRRLETGISYTEFSYMLLQARDYLELYDRYDCTLQIGGSDQWGNITAGIELIRRLRGSSVHGLTIPLITKADGTKFGKTEQGAVWLTDDRTSPYEFYQFWFNTEDASVINYLKAFTFLSAGEIADLEASVATAPEKRGAQRSLAAAVTEFVHGPTGLRTALAATNILFGGAPITDIDADTLLAVFHDAPSTEVPAALFADDGAVPSDLAIAARLVGSKSEARRLIEGGGLYFNNQRVESVHSRITRERLIGGQYGVLRKGARTYHLLRVVNTP; via the coding sequence ATGACGACCCTTTTTGATGAACTGACCTGGCGGCAACTGGTTCAGGACTACACACCTGATCTTCCCCAGCACATGGCGGAGCGGCAACCGCTCACCGTCTATGCCGGATTTGACCCGACGGCGCCCAGCCTGCACGTCGGCAATCTCCTGCCACTTCTGACCCTGGTGCGCTTTCAGCGCGCCGGCCACCGCCCCATAGCGCTGGCCGGCGGTGGCACAGGTCTCATCGGCGACCCCAGCGGCAAGGCTGCCGAACGCCCGCTTCTGGATACAGACACCCTTGCGGCCAACGTGCAGGCCATTGAGCGCCTTCTGTCCCGGTTCCTTGACTTCTCCGGCGCCAATGCCGCCTGCCTCGTCAACAACCTGGAATGGCTCGGCCACCTGCCGCTGCTGACGTTTCTCCGCGAAACCGGCAAGCATTTCTCCATCAACATGATGCTGGGCAAGGAATCCGTCCGGCGCCGGCTGGAGACCGGAATTTCCTACACCGAATTCAGCTACATGCTGCTTCAGGCACGCGACTATCTCGAACTGTACGACCGCTACGACTGCACCCTGCAAATCGGCGGCAGCGACCAGTGGGGCAACATCACGGCCGGCATTGAACTCATCCGTCGCCTGCGCGGAAGCAGCGTCCACGGGCTGACCATCCCCCTGATCACCAAAGCCGACGGCACGAAGTTCGGCAAAACCGAACAGGGCGCCGTGTGGCTGACCGATGACCGCACCTCTCCGTATGAGTTTTATCAGTTCTGGTTCAACACCGAAGATGCCAGTGTCATCAACTACCTGAAAGCCTTCACGTTTCTGTCGGCCGGGGAGATAGCCGACCTGGAAGCGTCCGTGGCGACAGCGCCGGAAAAACGGGGAGCCCAACGTTCGCTGGCGGCGGCCGTCACGGAATTCGTCCACGGGCCCACGGGCCTGCGGACGGCGCTGGCGGCCACGAACATCCTGTTCGGCGGGGCCCCCATCACGGACATTGATGCGGACACCCTGCTTGCCGTCTTTCACGATGCGCCTTCAACCGAGGTCCCGGCGGCACTGTTTGCCGACGACGGCGCAGTGCCGTCCGATCTGGCCATAGCGGCCCGGCTGGTGGGCTCGAAAAGTGAAGCGCGCCGCCTCATCGAAGGGGGCGGACTGTACTTCAACAACCAGCGGGTCGAGTCCGTCCACAGCCGTATTACCCGCGAACGGCTGATTGGCGGGCAGTATGGCGTTCTGCGCAAAGGCGCGCGTACCTATCACCTGCTGCGGGTGGTGAATACACCGTGA
- a CDS encoding FHA domain-containing protein encodes MTSNNTGEITCSVCGASNAADWLYCQQCGSPLKSEPASVARSAPPGGGGQGGRPVDIPPTVVVPPVVPPTVVAQPAVPPTVVAQPVPPPVPPTVIAQPVVPPTVVAQPAPPVPPTVVAQPAMPPVPPTVMSRSPAADGAAETVICDQCGKVNPATSSFCAGCGAPLPSPLMKTIVRTSERPPTRVARLCLIQEGGGDGEVYEIKGDELTIGRNSGDIRFPHDGYMSGRHARIIRRGDEFILQDDNSRNGTFKKIDGPVTLKSGDIVLIGKQLFRFEA; translated from the coding sequence ATGACATCCAACAATACGGGCGAAATAACCTGCTCTGTGTGTGGCGCATCGAATGCTGCGGATTGGCTGTATTGCCAGCAGTGCGGCTCTCCGTTGAAATCCGAGCCGGCTTCCGTCGCACGCTCGGCTCCTCCCGGCGGCGGCGGGCAGGGTGGGCGTCCGGTTGACATTCCACCGACGGTCGTGGTTCCGCCGGTCGTCCCGCCAACAGTCGTCGCCCAGCCGGCGGTTCCGCCAACCGTGGTGGCACAGCCGGTCCCGCCGCCGGTCCCGCCAACGGTCATCGCCCAGCCGGTGGTTCCGCCGACCGTGGTGGCGCAGCCTGCCCCGCCGGTTCCACCGACAGTCGTGGCGCAGCCTGCCATGCCGCCGGTGCCACCCACGGTGATGTCACGCTCCCCGGCAGCCGATGGCGCGGCTGAGACGGTCATCTGTGACCAGTGCGGCAAAGTCAATCCGGCAACCAGCAGCTTCTGTGCCGGCTGTGGAGCGCCTCTGCCCTCTCCACTGATGAAGACCATCGTTCGCACGTCGGAACGCCCACCGACGCGGGTCGCCCGCCTGTGCCTCATTCAGGAAGGGGGCGGAGATGGGGAAGTCTATGAAATCAAGGGGGATGAACTGACGATTGGCCGCAACTCGGGCGACATCCGGTTTCCGCATGACGGTTACATGTCCGGGCGGCACGCCCGTATCATTCGGCGGGGTGATGAATTCATTCTCCAGGATGACAACTCGCGCAACGGCACGTTCAAGAAAATAGACGGCCCGGTGACGCTCAAATCAGGCGACATTGTGCTGATTGGCAAACAGTTGTTTCGCTTTGAGGCATAG
- a CDS encoding PP2C family serine/threonine-protein phosphatase translates to MRRTGNEDNLQVVDLTTQRLGLAGRDSSLSPEVAQHRLGKLGTLLIVSDGMGGAAAGEVASEMAVAIVAREMLQQMAAGVPSREAMRKAADSANAAIWERSQNESAIRGLGATLTAVHLCGQEATVSQVGDSRAYLIRGGTIRQLTEDQSWANAARKAGMQVVNVPNNVILQALGTQRVVNTDITTEVIQPNDLFLLCSDGLSNKVEDHELLSYVTISSSLEAAAEGLVKLANDRGGEDNITVVIARLFTVDDPDTISESRATQLLASTPSGENVMPVGAGRVTSDLLGGQPTLSNFTVTTQNSRPTPANATTNLAASTSADQLPALPPSAVETPGPPATPSRESLSKGGKLFVLLALAAVGLIVLSGLAAMIWVLQSRAERERTGGMEPRPNPALAPIGLPSSTPETPPPAPPPAESDGGSGIGRADGVLLDEVEKKLEQIERQAANVERRLGQIPGHDAERQNCKKKCEQLAALKEALKRHRRQQPRPDDPSVSDIGKEVQAISQWLDTLPAPLREMKAPGNKPSSPGARPVDELQRTVEQTIEGLTNNAP, encoded by the coding sequence ATGCGGCGGACTGGAAACGAAGACAATCTTCAGGTGGTTGATTTGACCACCCAGCGGCTTGGTTTGGCGGGCCGTGATTCGTCCCTGTCACCTGAAGTGGCGCAGCACCGGCTGGGCAAACTGGGCACCCTGCTGATTGTGAGTGATGGCATGGGGGGCGCTGCGGCAGGGGAAGTCGCCAGCGAAATGGCCGTTGCCATTGTCGCCCGTGAAATGTTGCAGCAGATGGCGGCTGGTGTCCCCTCACGCGAGGCCATGCGAAAAGCGGCTGATAGCGCCAACGCCGCCATCTGGGAGCGGTCACAGAATGAAAGTGCCATCCGTGGGCTGGGGGCGACGCTGACGGCCGTCCACCTGTGCGGGCAGGAGGCCACCGTCTCACAGGTCGGGGATTCGCGGGCGTATCTCATCCGTGGAGGCACAATCCGGCAGCTTACCGAAGACCAATCCTGGGCCAATGCCGCCAGAAAGGCTGGCATGCAGGTGGTCAATGTCCCGAACAATGTCATTTTGCAGGCGCTTGGCACTCAGCGGGTTGTCAATACCGACATCACGACGGAGGTCATTCAGCCGAATGACCTCTTTTTGCTGTGCAGTGATGGTCTTTCCAACAAGGTCGAAGATCACGAGCTGTTGAGTTATGTCACTATCTCCAGTTCGCTCGAAGCCGCGGCTGAAGGGCTGGTCAAGCTGGCCAATGACCGGGGCGGTGAAGATAACATCACGGTGGTGATTGCACGGCTTTTTACCGTAGATGATCCCGACACCATCTCGGAGTCCCGCGCCACACAACTCCTGGCGTCCACACCATCAGGAGAGAACGTGATGCCGGTGGGGGCTGGCCGGGTGACTTCCGACCTGCTTGGCGGGCAGCCGACGCTTTCCAATTTTACCGTTACGACCCAGAACAGCCGCCCCACGCCGGCGAATGCGACCACCAACCTCGCGGCCAGCACCTCGGCCGACCAGTTGCCGGCTTTGCCGCCCTCGGCGGTGGAGACGCCCGGCCCGCCGGCGACGCCATCACGCGAGAGCCTCTCAAAAGGGGGCAAGCTCTTTGTTCTTTTGGCGCTGGCCGCCGTGGGCCTGATCGTCTTGTCCGGCCTTGCGGCCATGATTTGGGTCTTGCAGTCGCGGGCCGAGCGGGAGCGTACCGGTGGGATGGAGCCACGTCCGAATCCGGCGCTGGCCCCGATTGGCTTGCCCTCATCCACGCCGGAGACGCCCCCGCCGGCCCCACCGCCAGCCGAATCGGACGGCGGCAGTGGCATTGGACGGGCCGATGGTGTGCTGCTGGATGAGGTCGAGAAAAAACTGGAGCAGATCGAACGGCAGGCCGCGAATGTCGAACGCCGGCTTGGCCAAATCCCGGGCCATGACGCTGAACGTCAAAACTGTAAGAAGAAGTGCGAACAACTGGCCGCGCTCAAAGAAGCCCTGAAGCGGCACCGCCGGCAGCAGCCCAGGCCGGATGATCCTTCTGTGAGTGATATTGGAAAGGAAGTGCAGGCCATCTCGCAGTGGCTCGACACGTTGCCGGCACCGCTCCGCGAGATGAAAGCACCCGGTAACAAGCCGTCGTCTCCGGGCGCCCGTCCGGTTGACGAGCTCCAGCGCACCGTTGAACAAACCATTGAGGGCTTGACAAACAACGCCCCGTAG
- the bchM gene encoding magnesium protoporphyrin IX methyltransferase, with protein sequence MPSSYATAQDRIRHYFDTVGFEKWQRFARGEAQNRIQASIVAGREKTMATILAWGGHWQGRTVLDAGCGTGAFARRLVDAGACVTGVDISAREIQAARERVPEATFYEADFYGVAEVFDTIVCLDSLIYYEEDDLVQLLRHLGTHTREALYFTFTPSTSFFEVMHAVGKLFPKGNTSPAIAQIKARRLYSRLAQETPLRMYRAVHISSSFYQTTLVELRR encoded by the coding sequence ATGCCATCTTCATACGCGACGGCGCAGGATCGCATTCGCCACTACTTCGATACCGTTGGCTTTGAAAAATGGCAGCGATTTGCGCGTGGTGAAGCGCAAAACCGGATTCAGGCGAGCATTGTTGCCGGCCGTGAAAAAACCATGGCCACGATTCTGGCGTGGGGCGGCCACTGGCAGGGGCGGACCGTCCTCGATGCGGGCTGTGGCACCGGCGCTTTTGCCCGTCGCCTCGTAGATGCCGGCGCGTGCGTCACGGGTGTGGACATTTCAGCCCGTGAAATCCAGGCCGCTCGTGAACGGGTTCCGGAAGCCACGTTTTATGAAGCCGATTTTTACGGCGTCGCCGAGGTCTTTGACACCATCGTGTGCCTGGACAGCCTGATTTACTACGAGGAAGATGATCTGGTGCAACTTCTGCGGCATCTGGGCACCCACACCCGCGAGGCACTCTACTTCACCTTCACGCCCAGCACGTCCTTCTTTGAAGTGATGCATGCCGTCGGGAAGCTCTTTCCCAAAGGCAACACCTCCCCGGCCATTGCCCAGATCAAGGCCAGGCGGCTTTATTCGCGCCTGGCGCAGGAAACGCCGCTGCGGATGTACCGCGCCGTCCATATCAGCTCCAGTTTTTACCAGACCACTCTGGTTGAATTGCGCCGATGA